From Caretta caretta isolate rCarCar2 chromosome 14, rCarCar1.hap1, whole genome shotgun sequence, the proteins below share one genomic window:
- the RAB40B gene encoding ras-related protein Rab-40B isoform X2 — MDFSFPPTLLPHPTQATLDTSGQGRFCTIFRSYSRGAQGVILVYDITNRWSFDGIDRWIKEIDEHAPGVPKILVGNRLHLAFKRQVSTEQAQAYAERLGMTFFEVSPLCNFNITESFTELARIVLMRHGMDRLWRPNKVLNLQDLCCRAIVSCTPVHLVDKLPLPVALRSHLKSFSMANGLNARMMHGRSYSLTASNNNKRNSLKKAKIIRPPQSPPKNCTRNSCKIS; from the exons ggaTACATCAGGACAAGGGAGATTCTGCACCATATTTCGTTCCTATTCAAGAGGTGCTCAG GGGGTGATACTGGTATATGACATTACAAATCGCTGGTCATTTGATGGTATTGATCGATGGATAAAGGAGATAGATGAG CATGCTCCTGGTGTACCTAAAATCCTGGTTGGAAATCGCCTTCATTTAGCCTTCAAGCGTCAAGTCTCCACTGAACAAGCACAAGCCTATGCCGAGAGACTAGGCATGACTTTTTTTGAAGTTAGCCCACTTTGTAACTTTAACATCACAGAGTCTTTTACTGAGCTGGCAAGGATAGTGTTAATGAGACATGGGATGGACCGGCTCTGGAGGCCAAACAAGG tactgaATCTGCAAGATCTCTGCTGCCGTGCCATAGTTTCATGCACCCCTGTGCATCTTGTCGACAAGCTCCCGCTCCCTGTTGCCTTACGAAGCCATCTAAAATCTTTCTCTATGGCCAACGGCCTTAATGCCAGGATGATGCATGGACGCTCCTACTCACTCACTgccagcaacaacaacaaaaggaacAGCCTAAAGAAAGCTAAAATCATCCGTCCCCCACAGAGCCCACCAAAAAATTGTACAAGAAACAGTTGTAAAATTTCCTAA